The nucleotide sequence GTAGGTGTTGCCCAGCCCGGCGGCCGGTGCCTTGGCAACGTGGTAGGTGCCGCCGTGGAACTTCGCCCCCGCCTTCAGGGTAAGCGCCTCACTGAATTTGTAGGACAGGCCGGTGTCCGGAAACCCGAGTTGCAGGTCCCAACCGGGCGCGAAGCCCCAGCGGACTCCCAGCATGGGGAACACCTTCATGTCGCCCCGCGACATGCCCACGATCCCCACGTTCCAGGAGAAGGTCGGGCTGACCTCCTTCCCGATCATGGCGAAGCCCATGAGCGAGAAACTGTCGCCCGATAGTTTTCCTGAATCAGAGGAAAAGCTGGGGCTGAGCATCGCCATCGCGGACCAGCCGGGCCCGATCTCCTGGGCGAGATCCTTCATGGCCATGAAGTTGAGGCCGAACTCCTCCAACTCCTCCGGGACCGGCACGGCGCCGGTCAGGTCGAACTCGTAGCGCTTCCAGGAGAGTGCGGAGGAGAACATCCAGGAATCGGGCGCCGGCAGCGAGAACGACGCCTCGAACTCGTAGTGGCTGACTCCCACGGAACCGATTTTGCCGTTTCGCTCCACATCTCCGTCGGACGAGAATGAATACGTCGCGGTGACGTCACTCAGCGCGAAGGTACTGGGCGGACCGCCGGGGCCATCCGGGCCACCGGGTTGGGCGGAAAGTCTGGCCGGGGCGAGACCTGCGGTCAGAACGAGCGCAACAGAGAGGAGAAGGGCCGAACCGCGCGGTGCGTGGCCCCGTGGACTGGGTTTTGTGGAGTGGTTCATTCGCCCAACTCTGTCTGTTCCCTGTCGCCAATGTCCCCGCCGAGAGTGCAAAAGATTGTTTCCGGAGGCCCGCTTGGAAACAACTTGTTACACATTCAGGTCTCCCTTCTGCGGCGGGGTCCGCCTATTCTCGAATAAAGCAACACCATGGAAACCCAGCCGAAGCTCCTTATCGTGGAGGATGATACCCGGACGCGCCTGCTGCTGGAGCGTTACCTCAAGGAACAGGGTTTCCCGGTGCTCTCCTTGTCTGGCGGCCGGCGCGTCGACGAGACCTTGGCGGCTCAGCCGGTCAAACTGATCATTCTCGACCTGATGTTGCCGGGCGAGGACGGGCTCTCCCTCTGCCGCCGGCTGCGGGCAAGGGGCGAGGACGTGCCCATCATCATTCTGACGGCCAAGGGGGATGAGGTGGACCGGGTGGTGGGACTTGAGGTCGGCGCCGACGACTACGTGGCAAAGCCTTTCAGTCCCCGCGAACTTGTGGCGCGGATCAACGCCGTCCTTCGCCGACGCAACCCGGCGGCGGTTCACGGGGCGCCCTCCCCGATTTCCCAGGTGGTGCGCTTTGGCCCCTGCGAGCTGAACTTCGGGACCCGTGAACTGAGCCGCGAGGGTAAGACGCTCGTCATGAGCACCGGGGAGTTTGCCGTGCTGGAAGCGCTCGCCCGGCATCCGCATGTGCCGCTCTCTCGCGACCGATTGATGGATCTGGCCCGGGGGAAGGAACAGGGGGCCCACGACCGCAGCATGGATGTGCAGGTCTCGCGGGTGCGCCGCCTGATAGAGGACGATTCGTCGAAACCACGCTACATCCAGACCGTGTGGGGTTTTGGCTATGTGTTCGTGCCCGATGCCCCCGCCACGCCATGAAATTCTTCCCCAAGACTCTCCTCGGCCGCACCGCACTCTACCTCGGGGCCCTGTTCTTTCTTGTACAGGCGCTCTGGTTCGCGACCGCCCGGTATCTCCTGGAGACCCAAATCAAACCCGCCTACGGGCAGCAGATCATTGACATGGTCGCCATGGCCCAAGCGCTGGTTGAAGGTCAGCCGCCAGGCACCGACCTCACATCGATCGAAACGCTGCGGCTGCCATCGTTGGGAGCATTGGAGATTGTCTCAGACTCCCAGCCTCGACCCGACCTGATCCCTCATGACGGCCACGATATCCCGGGAGATTTGAGCGCAAGCCTGCAGCAGCGATTCGGTCCCTCCGCCCTTTTCCTGCGGGAAAAGGATGTGGAGATAACGTGGCTGCGTTTTCCGGCGCGGGGACAATATTTCTGGCTCAAGTTCCTGACTGAGCCCGACCAAAACGCCATCACCTCCGCCAAGTTTCTGCTGATCTCGGTGCAGCTTGCCCTGGCCGTGGGCGGAGCCTACTTGATCGTTTTTCGGCTTACGAAAAAGCTACGGTATGTCACCGAAGCCGCCAAGGAGATCGGTCGCGGCAAGCCTCCCGGGATCCTGGAGGTGAGCGGGCCGGAGGAAATCCGTGCACTCTCTGATGGCTTCAACCAAATGTCGCGGGATCTGATCAAGCTCGAGGCGGACCGCCGGCTCATGCTCGCGGGTATCTCGCACGATCTCAGGACCCCGTTGACGCGCCTGCGAATCGCCGCCGAACTCAACCACAGCAACGATGGCCCGGCGATGGTCCACGACATCGAGGACATGGACGCGATCCTCCGGCAGTTTCTTGATTATGCGCGCGACGGCAGCGAAGAGCCTCCTGCCGAGCACGACCTCAATGCCCTCATCAGGGAGACGGTCGGGCGCTATGCGGCGCGCGACCAGATGGTGAAAACCGATCTCGGCGCGGTGCCGCCGTTCCCCTTCCGGAGAAACTCGATGCGACGTGTCCTGGACAATCTGATCGATAACGCCGTGCGGTATGGCAAGAAGGGGGTGCGGGTGACAACAACCTGCAACGCGGAGATAATATCGATCACCGTTACTGACTCCGG is from Lacunisphaera limnophila and encodes:
- a CDS encoding DUF6268 family outer membrane beta-barrel protein, yielding MGVSHYEFEASFSLPAPDSWMFSSALSWKRYEFDLTGAVPVPEELEEFGLNFMAMKDLAQEIGPGWSAMAMLSPSFSSDSGKLSGDSFSLMGFAMIGKEVSPTFSWNVGIVGMSRGDMKVFPMLGVRWGFAPGWDLQLGFPDTGLSYKFSEALTLKAGAKFHGGTYHVAKAPAAGLGNTYLDFQEIRLGLSAEYQFSRNLSVVVDGGTTANRTFDYYDRNMKFDGKAAGYGSFSLKFQF
- the ompR gene encoding two-component system response regulator OmpR is translated as METQPKLLIVEDDTRTRLLLERYLKEQGFPVLSLSGGRRVDETLAAQPVKLIILDLMLPGEDGLSLCRRLRARGEDVPIIILTAKGDEVDRVVGLEVGADDYVAKPFSPRELVARINAVLRRRNPAAVHGAPSPISQVVRFGPCELNFGTRELSREGKTLVMSTGEFAVLEALARHPHVPLSRDRLMDLARGKEQGAHDRSMDVQVSRVRRLIEDDSSKPRYIQTVWGFGYVFVPDAPATP
- a CDS encoding ATP-binding protein: MKFFPKTLLGRTALYLGALFFLVQALWFATARYLLETQIKPAYGQQIIDMVAMAQALVEGQPPGTDLTSIETLRLPSLGALEIVSDSQPRPDLIPHDGHDIPGDLSASLQQRFGPSALFLREKDVEITWLRFPARGQYFWLKFLTEPDQNAITSAKFLLISVQLALAVGGAYLIVFRLTKKLRYVTEAAKEIGRGKPPGILEVSGPEEIRALSDGFNQMSRDLIKLEADRRLMLAGISHDLRTPLTRLRIAAELNHSNDGPAMVHDIEDMDAILRQFLDYARDGSEEPPAEHDLNALIRETVGRYAARDQMVKTDLGAVPPFPFRRNSMRRVLDNLIDNAVRYGKKGVRVTTTCNAEIISITVTDSGPGIRSGHPADYIKPFAREDVSRSERGAGLGLAIVDRVVRLHHGSLCLENTSEGGLRATIELPYRP